The following proteins are co-located in the Halarcobacter sp. genome:
- a CDS encoding DUF4214 domain-containing protein, whose product MKKIRLFIIGTIILSFSYLFAENELMFPGHTLGEYANAGAFAALKSDGSVITWGNSNSGGDNSYVASSLSSGVTKIFSTENAFAALKSDGSVVTWGNSNSGGYSSYVASSLSNGVTKVFSTITAFAALKSDGSVITWGDSSYGGDSSAVASSLSSGVTKVFSTIFAFAALKSDGSVVTWGNSIFGGDSSAVASSLSSGVTKVFSTISDFAALKSDGSVITWGASSNGGDSSAVASSLSSGVTKIFSTNSAFAALKSDGSVVTWGNSSNGGDSSSVSSSLSSGVTKVFSNRYAFAALNSDGSVITWGESSYGGDSSAVASSLSSGVTKVFSTIFAFAALKSDGSVVTWGESSYGGDSSAVASLLSSGVTKIFSTGNAFAALKSDGSVITWGESSNGGDSSAVASSLSSGVTKIFSTNSAFAALKSDGSVITWGASSSGGDSSSVANELSSDVVCIQNIYDNCSIVNDLLANAGNDQFVGENIIVTLDATLSSSSNSSIVSYEWKEGNTVLSNSAVFRKSDFSVGTHTINLTVTNETGNQASDEVIITVNARENLLNNVPKSSSISESNKKAFYNFTVTEPSIVKISFSDDTSFNTSGWVYNSNGNLVSTISNWNDGKNNQFYFEGLLPAGTYMFDLYSEDNSFGNYTVSLDIEAIQLVLNQPWEIEYKNSYSVDLSEPFSIDLPVTKKSELTNIGNLTLTSSDNSITIEKSDNGYFKLKGNISSSKEIEFILTDTTQSFEKRFKVSFVINEFSIKTLARDNYIFVNQLDDNSYEITNRLAVPFDAIVPSNSTLKCKVVSNNQVDVRVDLYVEKLSGNRYVCKNTAGRPSFGLEEIDNLSIKLYVEGNEDIFAYDTVKVYNRNEQTALAIIENMSGDSSYSTRYQPEYLIVNNTVYDSNSIPQRVYIDGTKGRRDSVIMVGGLWKITTQGHELLIGLNDAFSQPKTAFYSVDKTHSSAEDGLVSGDDYDDFESIITVAKNDNYDILLTQTNRFLEGGSIWTSPSDLDEDSYFDGITNRAAAPNWLINECDFDSPLSMADAGYLSSHPCAGINSDFPTGNAVSGAVRGTTVKIKKDANSYFELSVLEGGLDIKDGDILKTINTNEKYSTSNSKVSTVTQLPLESFEKVALKNVATYSIESESLLHKLTINTNEVNSQYSLIGEYVQTGEGTFSTMKNITNGNYTLHFYPVSGKYTPNSIELTFDDSVLNKELNITYSPLLNTSDIDGDGINDLEEGSEDFDGDGIVNYLDLDSDNDGISDKNEKLYGLNPLDTSDGQQSTFIERFYQNILSRTADSGGMNTWLDVIQNQSAAKVALGFFQSQEFINLGLSNEEFVDILYQTLFDRVADSGGRDIWLNQLNNGTSRIEVIYGFLNAQEFKNLADSFGVTQIRDIDQITEVPGYVNRFYNLVLNRSADEVGFNDWVSQLRARTKAGGDIAKGFFNSQEYIQRGLDDSTFLDICYRAFFNREADSGGKNSWLSQIAQGATTDDILNGFIGSQEFIQLAASYGINP is encoded by the coding sequence GTCATAACTTGGGGAAATTCAAATTCTGGAGGAGATAATAGTTATGTTGCTTCATCATTAAGCAGTGGTGTAACGAAGATTTTTTCAACTGAAAATGCCTTTGCAGCCTTAAAGTCTGATGGTTCAGTCGTAACTTGGGGAAATTCAAATTCTGGAGGGTATAGTAGTTATGTTGCTTCATCACTAAGCAATGGAGTAACAAAGGTTTTTTCAACTATCACTGCTTTTGCAGCCTTAAAATCTGATGGTTCAGTCATAACTTGGGGAGATTCAAGTTATGGAGGGGATAGTAGTGCAGTTGCTTCATCATTAAGCAGTGGAGTAACGAAAGTTTTTTCAACTATCTTTGCTTTTGCAGCCTTAAAGTCTGATGGTTCAGTCGTAACTTGGGGAAATTCAATTTTTGGAGGGGATAGTAGTGCAGTTGCTTCATCATTAAGCAGTGGAGTAACAAAGGTTTTTTCAACTATCAGTGACTTTGCTGCTTTAAAATCTGATGGTTCAGTCATAACTTGGGGTGCTTCAAGTAATGGAGGGGATAGTAGTGCAGTTGCTTCATCATTAAGCAGTGGAGTAACGAAAATTTTTTCAACTAACAGTGCCTTTGCTGCTTTAAAATCTGATGGTTCAGTCGTAACTTGGGGAAATTCAAGTAATGGAGGGGATAGTAGTTCTGTTTCTTCTTCATTAAGCAGTGGAGTAACGAAGGTTTTTTCAAACAGATATGCCTTTGCAGCCTTAAATTCTGATGGTTCAGTCATAACTTGGGGAGAATCAAGTTATGGAGGGGATAGTAGTGCAGTTGCTTCATCATTAAGTAGTGGAGTAACGAAAGTTTTTTCAACTATCTTTGCTTTTGCAGCCTTAAAGTCTGATGGTTCAGTGGTGACTTGGGGAGAATCAAGTTATGGAGGGGATAGTAGTGCAGTTGCTTCATTATTAAGCAGTGGAGTAACGAAAATTTTTTCAACTGGAAATGCCTTTGCAGCCTTAAAGTCTGATGGTTCAGTCATAACTTGGGGAGAATCAAGTAATGGAGGGGATAGTAGTGCAGTTGCTTCCTCATTAAGCAGTGGAGTAACGAAAATTTTTTCAACTAACAGTGCCTTTGCTGCTTTAAAATCTGATGGTTCAGTCATAACTTGGGGTGCTTCAAGTAGTGGAGGGGATAGTAGTTCTGTTGCAAATGAATTATCAAGTGATGTTGTTTGCATTCAAAATATTTATGACAATTGTAGTATTGTCAATGATCTTTTAGCAAATGCAGGTAATGACCAATTTGTGGGTGAAAATATAATTGTAACTTTAGATGCTACATTATCATCTTCTAGCAATAGTTCTATAGTGTCATATGAATGGAAAGAGGGAAACACTGTTTTATCAAATAGTGCTGTTTTTAGAAAATCTGATTTTAGTGTAGGTACACACACAATAAACTTAACTGTAACAAATGAAACTGGTAACCAAGCCAGTGATGAAGTTATAATTACAGTAAATGCAAGGGAAAATTTACTAAATAATGTACCAAAATCTTCATCAATAAGTGAGAGCAATAAAAAGGCATTTTACAACTTCACAGTAACAGAACCCTCTATTGTAAAAATTAGTTTCAGTGATGATACTTCATTTAATACGTCAGGTTGGGTTTACAACTCTAATGGAAATTTGGTAAGTACAATTTCAAATTGGAATGATGGTAAAAATAATCAATTTTATTTTGAAGGGTTATTGCCTGCAGGAACATATATGTTTGATTTGTACAGTGAAGATAATAGTTTTGGCAACTATACAGTATCTTTAGATATAGAAGCTATTCAATTAGTACTCAATCAACCTTGGGAAATAGAGTATAAAAACTCATACAGTGTGGATTTAAGTGAACCTTTTTCTATAGACTTACCTGTAACAAAAAAATCTGAATTAACAAATATTGGGAACTTAACATTAACTTCCAGTGATAATAGTATAACAATTGAAAAAAGTGATAATGGCTATTTTAAACTAAAAGGTAATATAAGTAGTAGTAAAGAGATAGAGTTTATTTTAACTGATACAACACAATCTTTTGAAAAAAGATTTAAAGTCAGTTTTGTAATCAATGAATTTAGTATCAAAACCCTTGCTAGAGATAACTATATTTTTGTCAATCAATTAGATGATAATAGTTATGAAATAACAAATCGACTTGCAGTTCCATTTGATGCTATTGTACCATCAAATAGTACGCTAAAATGTAAGGTTGTTTCTAACAATCAAGTGGATGTTCGTGTTGACCTGTATGTAGAAAAATTATCAGGTAATCGATATGTATGCAAAAATACTGCAGGTAGACCCTCTTTTGGACTAGAAGAAATAGATAACTTAAGCATAAAGTTATATGTTGAAGGAAATGAAGATATATTTGCTTATGATACAGTAAAAGTTTATAATAGAAATGAACAAACTGCACTTGCTATTATTGAAAATATGAGTGGTGATTCAAGTTATTCTACAAGGTATCAACCTGAATATCTGATTGTAAATAATACTGTATACGATTCAAATTCAATACCTCAAAGAGTTTATATAGATGGTACAAAAGGAAGAAGAGATTCCGTAATCATGGTAGGAGGTCTTTGGAAAATAACAACTCAAGGACACGAGTTACTAATTGGACTCAATGATGCCTTTTCGCAACCTAAAACAGCCTTTTATAGTGTAGATAAAACTCACTCAAGTGCAGAAGATGGTTTAGTAAGTGGGGATGATTATGATGATTTTGAGAGTATTATTACTGTTGCTAAAAATGATAATTATGATATTTTATTGACACAAACAAATAGATTTCTTGAAGGAGGAAGCATTTGGACAAGTCCTTCTGATTTAGATGAAGATTCATATTTTGATGGTATAACAAATAGGGCGGCGGCTCCAAATTGGCTTATAAATGAGTGTGATTTTGATTCACCACTTAGTATGGCTGATGCGGGGTATCTATCAAGTCATCCTTGTGCAGGTATTAATAGTGATTTTCCTACAGGAAATGCAGTTTCAGGAGCTGTGAGGGGTACTACAGTTAAGATAAAAAAAGATGCAAATAGTTATTTTGAACTTAGTGTTTTAGAAGGAGGTCTTGATATCAAAGATGGTGATATTTTAAAGACTATTAATACTAATGAAAAATACAGCACATCAAACTCTAAAGTTTCAACTGTTACTCAACTTCCTTTAGAGTCTTTTGAAAAAGTAGCCTTGAAAAATGTAGCTACGTATAGTATAGAAAGCGAAAGTTTGCTTCATAAGCTTACTATAAATACAAATGAGGTAAATTCACAATATAGTTTAATTGGAGAATATGTTCAAACAGGTGAAGGAACTTTCTCTACAATGAAAAACATTACAAATGGGAACTATACTTTACATTTTTATCCAGTTTCTGGTAAATATACACCAAACTCTATTGAATTAACTTTTGATGATTCTGTATTAAACAAAGAATTAAATATCACATATTCACCTTTATTAAATACAAGTGATATTGATGGAGATGGAATTAATGATTTAGAGGAAGGCAGTGAAGACTTTGATGGAGATGGTATTGTCAATTATTTAGATTTAGATAGTGATAATGATGGCATAAGTGATAAAAATGAGAAGTTGTATGGATTAAATCCTTTAGATACTAGTGATGGACAACAATCAACCTTCATCGAAAGGTTCTACCAAAATATTCTAAGTAGAACAGCAGATAGTGGAGGTATGAATACCTGGTTAGATGTAATCCAAAATCAAAGTGCCGCAAAAGTAGCCCTAGGATTTTTCCAATCACAAGAATTTATAAACCTAGGACTCTCAAATGAAGAATTCGTAGATATACTGTACCAAACACTTTTTGATAGAGTAGCAGATAGTGGAGGAAGAGATATTTGGTTAAATCAATTAAATAATGGTACTAGTAGAATAGAAGTAATATACGGATTTCTAAATGCTCAAGAATTTAAAAACCTAGCAGATAGTTTTGGAGTAACACAAATAAGAGATATAGATCAAATAACAGAAGTACCAGGATATGTAAATAGATTCTATAACTTAGTGTTAAATAGAAGCGCAGATGAAGTAGGATTTAATGATTGGGTAAGTCAATTAAGAGCAAGGACAAAAGCAGGAGGAGATATAGCAAAAGGGTTTTTTAATTCCCAAGAGTATATCCAAAGAGGATTAGATGATTCAACATTCTTAGATATATGTTATAGAGCCTTTTTTAATAGAGAAGCAGATTCAGGAGGTAAAAATAGTTGGTTGTCACAAATAGCACAAGGTGCAACAACTGATGATATTTTAAATGGATTTATTGGTTCTCAAGAGTTTATTCAACTTGCTGCTTCTTATGGAATTAATCCATAA
- a CDS encoding DUF4214 domain-containing protein has product MINYNYSSTGKLLKRSENIIGFDPYYIENYIYGNGNLLKKTINYNGVNYDLEVYTYDSNNKLIKEVIDYRNKKYSVQKLFNCTYYNRDIIYYAGMKIKEDFNLSQCPSSNAIFTFFDNSYLKEITKGDISVKFNNFGKDDHIVYDSYPTKLSLNSSILQQNYDVGLLKSYEDTEYLYEYLYNSLNQITNRKVTIKSSSDVYEEVYTYNNISGESKLSKIEAFKTISSVKSKYFQKEYFYINGEYLKIVKTDFENPTNNSRIEYTRDGNNVLLQRLSYRYDDSIYYKVVYNEGKPVLDIYYNSNGEINRKIRMAYNSFGQMIKKEISSGDTITSLEKWYYDNNQNLIEHYFDDNNTDRLYIYKYLYDDNGNKIFTYYDDKADGSFDNVYSYNYNNQVSYALKNNNNSEIYPTYIISIDQNTQKPVLIQTMFYDEQNRLVLTNSYNSDYRFTGYVKLAYDNLNRVIYKETGNEKYYTTYFDNNRIKEEKVISSSSSSKKSIYNYSNDWLTVVIDVDENIDGTVDYVVEKKLNANGDEIEELIFTQQIYTSINKTFMINEYDSNYNLVKKSYLSRVYNENDLTTPITTHEFILERYVYSNNRISEVYYAGDSDIYTGEQFFDKTSYIYDSLPRTIRQEVDEEDDGSIEKITYIYYNSDNKYINDYNINFYLNKDINNDGLITWDDIPSVELMPELSLSATSLKFINTQQVNTESDKLSIDISNTGDFLLSGMKISLDNNQFRIVNGCYSNIEVNENCSLDVYFKPSSEGNKFGTITISFDNFPNKIITIEGNAIVNTTSNTSTKKQTFIERFYQNILNRSADTGGMNTWLDVIQNQSAAKVALGFFQSQEFINLGLSNEEFVDILYQTLFDRVADSGGRDIWLNQLNNGTSRIEVIYGFLNAQEFKNLADSFGVTQIRDIDQITEVPGYVNRFYNLVLNRSADEVGFNDWVSQLRAGTKAGGDIAKGFFNSQEYMQRGLDDSTFLDICYRAFFNREADAGGKNSWLSQIAQGATTDDILNGFIGSQEFIQLAASYGINP; this is encoded by the coding sequence ATGATAAATTATAATTATTCTTCTACAGGTAAACTTCTTAAAAGGTCTGAAAATATAATAGGATTTGATCCATATTATATTGAAAATTACATTTATGGCAATGGAAATTTACTAAAAAAAACTATAAACTATAATGGAGTAAATTATGATTTAGAAGTTTATACTTATGATTCTAATAATAAACTTATAAAAGAGGTAATTGACTATAGAAACAAAAAATATTCAGTGCAAAAACTTTTTAACTGTACATATTATAATAGAGATATAATATATTATGCTGGAATGAAAATAAAAGAAGATTTTAATTTAAGTCAGTGCCCTTCATCTAATGCAATATTTACATTTTTTGATAATAGTTATTTAAAAGAAATAACTAAAGGTGATATTTCTGTTAAGTTTAATAATTTTGGAAAAGATGATCATATAGTATATGACAGTTATCCCACTAAACTTTCTCTAAATTCTAGTATTTTACAACAAAATTATGATGTTGGATTATTAAAATCTTATGAAGATACTGAATATTTATATGAGTATTTATATAATTCTTTAAATCAAATAACTAATAGAAAAGTGACTATTAAGAGTTCTTCTGATGTTTATGAGGAAGTATATACTTATAATAATATATCAGGAGAAAGTAAATTATCAAAAATTGAAGCTTTCAAGACAATAAGTAGTGTAAAAAGCAAATATTTTCAAAAAGAGTATTTTTATATTAATGGAGAATATTTAAAAATAGTTAAAACAGATTTTGAAAACCCAACAAATAACAGTAGAATTGAATATACTCGTGATGGGAACAATGTTTTACTTCAAAGACTTTCTTATAGATATGATGATAGTATTTATTACAAAGTAGTATATAATGAAGGAAAACCTGTTTTAGATATATATTATAATTCTAATGGTGAAATTAATAGAAAAATAAGAATGGCATATAATAGTTTTGGTCAAATGATAAAAAAAGAAATTTCATCTGGTGATACTATAACATCCTTAGAAAAGTGGTATTATGATAATAATCAAAATTTAATTGAACATTATTTTGATGATAATAACACTGATAGATTATATATATATAAATATTTGTATGATGATAATGGTAATAAAATATTTACGTATTATGATGATAAAGCTGATGGGTCTTTTGACAATGTATATAGCTATAATTATAATAATCAAGTTTCATATGCTCTAAAAAATAATAATAATAGTGAGATATATCCTACTTATATAATATCAATTGATCAAAATACTCAAAAGCCTGTATTAATTCAAACAATGTTTTATGATGAACAAAATAGATTAGTGTTAACAAATAGTTATAACTCTGATTATAGGTTTACAGGCTATGTAAAGCTAGCATATGATAATTTAAATAGAGTAATATATAAAGAAACAGGAAATGAAAAATATTATACTACTTATTTTGATAATAATAGAATAAAAGAAGAGAAAGTGATTTCTTCATCTTCAAGTAGTAAAAAATCAATTTATAATTATTCAAATGATTGGCTAACAGTAGTAATTGATGTTGATGAAAATATTGATGGCACAGTTGATTATGTAGTTGAAAAAAAGTTAAATGCAAATGGAGATGAAATAGAAGAGTTGATTTTTACACAACAAATATATACAAGTATTAATAAGACTTTTATGATAAATGAGTATGATAGTAATTATAATTTGGTAAAAAAATCTTATTTGTCTAGAGTGTATAATGAAAACGATCTTACTACACCAATAACTACACATGAATTTATTTTGGAAAGATATGTGTATTCAAACAATAGAATCTCTGAAGTATATTATGCAGGTGATTCGGATATTTATACAGGAGAACAATTTTTTGATAAAACATCATATATTTATGATTCTTTACCTAGAACAATTAGACAAGAGGTTGATGAAGAGGATGATGGTTCAATTGAAAAAATAACTTATATTTATTATAATAGTGATAATAAATATATTAATGATTATAATATTAATTTTTATTTAAATAAAGATATTAATAATGATGGATTAATAACATGGGATGACATTCCCTCTGTGGAGTTAATGCCTGAATTGTCTTTATCTGCAACTAGTTTGAAGTTTATAAATACTCAACAAGTGAATACAGAATCGGATAAATTATCAATTGATATATCTAATACAGGAGATTTTTTATTAAGTGGTATGAAAATTTCATTAGATAATAACCAATTTAGAATAGTTAATGGATGTTATTCAAATATTGAAGTTAATGAAAATTGTTCTTTGGATGTTTATTTTAAACCTTCTTCTGAAGGAAATAAGTTTGGTACTATAACTATTTCTTTTGATAATTTTCCAAATAAGATTATTACAATTGAAGGTAATGCAATAGTAAATACAACATCTAATACATCAACAAAAAAACAAACCTTCATCGAAAGATTTTACCAAAATATCCTAAATAGAAGCGCAGATACAGGAGGTATGAATACCTGGTTAGATGTAATCCAAAATCAATCTGCCGCAAAAGTAGCCCTAGGATTTTTCCAATCACAAGAATTTATAAACCTAGGACTCTCAAATGAAGAATTCGTAGATATACTGTACCAAACACTTTTTGATAGAGTAGCAGATAGTGGAGGAAGAGATATTTGGTTAAATCAATTAAATAATGGTACTAGTAGAATAGAAGTAATATACGGATTTCTAAATGCTCAAGAATTTAAAAACCTAGCAGATAGTTTTGGAGTAACACAAATAAGAGATATAGATCAAATAACAGAAGTACCAGGATATGTAAATAGATTCTATAACTTAGTGTTAAATAGAAGCGCAGATGAAGTAGGATTTAATGATTGGGTAAGTCAATTAAGAGCAGGGACAAAAGCAGGAGGAGATATAGCAAAAGGGTTTTTTAATTCCCAAGAGTATATGCAAAGAGGATTAGATGATTCAACATTCTTAGATATATGCTATAGAGCATTTTTTAATAGAGAGGCAGATGCAGGAGGTAAAAATAGTTGGTTGTCACAAATAGCACAAGGTGCAACAACTGATGATATTTTAAATGGCTTTATTGGTTCTCAAGAGTTTATTCAACTTGCTGCTTCTTATGGAATTAATCCATAA